The following coding sequences lie in one Phalacrocorax aristotelis chromosome 4, bGulAri2.1, whole genome shotgun sequence genomic window:
- the LOC142056978 gene encoding vasotocin-neurophysin VT → MAEPSLPLSFLCLLALSSACYIQNCPRGGKRALADTALRQCMPCGPGNRGNCFGPGICCGAELGCYLGTAETQRCAEEDYLPSPCQAGGQPCGSGGRCAAPGICCTAETCAMDAGCLDEGSDGAQEVAEKNLTVLDGSAGDLLLKLMHLANRQQQQQQGKHPLL, encoded by the exons ATGGCAGAGCCTTCGCtgcccctctccttcctctgcctcctcgCCTTGTCCTCCGCCTGCTACATCCAGAACTGCCCGCGGGGCGGCAAGCGGGCCCTGGCCGACACAGCCCTCCGACAG TGCATGCCCTGCGGCCCCGGGAACAGAGGCAACTGCTTCGGCCCCGGCATCTGCTGCGGCGCAGAGCTGGGCTGTTACCTGGGCACAGCCGAGACACAGCGCTGCGCCGAGGAAGACTACCTGCCTTCACCCTGCCAGGCCGGTGGGCAGCCCTGCGGCTCCGGCGGCCGCTGCGCCGCACCTGGCATCTGCTGCACCGCCG AAACCTGCGCGATGGACGCCGGCTGCCTGGACGAGGGCAGCGACGGGGCTCAGGAGGTGGCGGAGAAAAACCTGACGGTGCTGGATGGCTCGGCTGGAGATTTGCTCCTCAAGCTGATGCACTTGGCGAaccggcagcagcagcagcagcagggcaagcACCCCCTCCTCTGA
- the UBOX5 gene encoding RING finger protein 37: MVINVCLPQFKPRIHCNKISADGYEVENLISEDLAKRNRGFRSEYFIKPPVHVTISFPFNIEICRINIDISSGGYQTFSGLEVYTSTSCNKTSWQSPEGQFSGLAGQPVSDKDTFTLVGKAVLKNQSKVTFGHRGFKPRPPFHQMENVFSYPGSASQDLWNKGPASLSNVSHLKICITHVAGGGLPCIKRLEVWGQPAKSCPQEVIDGVFQVASQFFAQDVGSLKPELWTPMESDCVPFSANDSEQQTLRKLVDVVQDIPEEFLDPITLEIMTFPMLLPSGKVIDQTTLEKCNRSEASWGRVPSDPFTGVAFSQHSQPLPHPTLKARIDHFLLQHSIPGTNLLGRAHSSEMLIPSSVTMSSLKRKMDCMDQSSVQPPYFSSTTLLVTATSENSAKKMKTDSDSHLIQMDCSTDLVSHEQKLSESLDTALNSALSSMPSFTAKLMKSQQQAQSEGGCSSSWSVGSVLEHGRSSQTQGCASCGKTFSSYFKTEPVYQLPCGHLMCRPCLAEKQKSLSSVACGSCKRSAATHDVRRVHF; this comes from the exons ATGGTAATAAACGTCTGTCTCCCACAGTTCAAGCCAAGAATCCACTGCAACAAG ATTTCTGCTGATGGTTACGAAGTGGAGAATCTGATCTCCGAAGACCTTGCCAAGAGAAATCGTGGTTTCCGTAGCGAATACTTCATCAAACCTCCAGTCCACGTTACGATCTCTTTTCCCTTCAACATTGAGATCTGCAGGATCAATATCGACATCTCATCTGGGGGATACCAAACCTTCTCCGGGCTCGAAGTTTACACCTCTACCTCATGCAACAAAACCTCTTGGCAGAGCCCTGAGGGTCAGTTCTCAGGTCTGGCCGGTCAGCCTGTGTCGGACAAAGACACTTTCACACTTGTGGGCAAAGCTGTCctaaaaaatcaaagcaaagtGACGTTCGGCCACAGAGGCTTCAAGCCGAGGCCTCCCTTCCATCAGATGGAAAATGTCTTCTCCTACCCTGGCTCTGCATCTCAAGACCTCTGGAACAAAGGGCCTGCCTCGCTGAGCAACGTGTCGCACTTAAAAATCTGCATCACCCACGTGGCCGGTGGCGGCCTGCCTTGCATTAAGAGGCTGGAGGTGTGGGGACAGCCTGCCAAATCCTGCCCGCAGGAGGTGATCGATGGTGTCTTTCAGGTGGCCTCCCAGTTCTTCGCCCAGGACGTGGGCAGCCTCAAGCCAGAGCTGTGGACGCCGATGGAGAGCGACTGCGTGCCCTTCAGCGCCAATGACAGCGAGCAGCAGACCCTCCGCAAGCTGGTGGACGTCGTCCAAGACATTCCCGAAGAATTCCTGGACCCCATCACGCTGGAGATCATGACTTTCCCCATGCTCCTGCCCTCCGGGAAGGTGATCGACCAGACCACCTTGGAAAAATGCAACCGGAGTGAGGCGTCTTGGGGCAGGGTACCCAGCGATCCTTTCACTGGGGTGGCCTTCAGCCAGCACTCGCAGCCCCTACCTCACCCTACCCTCAAGGCCAGGATAGACCACTTCCTCTTACAGCACAGCATCCCCGGCACCAACCTGCTCGGGAGGGCTCATTCCTCGGAAATGCTCATACCTTCTTCTGTAACGATGTCttctctgaaaaggaaaatggactGTATGGATCAGAGCTCCGTGCAGCcaccttatttttcttctacaacCTTACTTGTCACGGCTACCTCAGAGAACAGtgctaaaaaaatgaaaactgacagTGACTCGCATTTGATCCAAATGGACTGTTCGACAG ATCTGGTCTCTCACGAACAGAAACTGTCGGAGAGTTTGGACACTGCCTTGAACTCGGCGCTCAGCTCAATGCCCTCGTTTACGGCCAAGCTGATGAAGAGCCAGCAGCAGGCGCAGAGCGAGGGAGGCTGCAGCAGTTCGTGGAGCGTGGGCAGCGTCCTCG AGCACGGCAGGAGCAGCCAGACCCAAGGATGCGCTTCCTGCGGCAAAACCTTCTCCTCTTATTTCAAAACGGAGCCCGTTTACCAGCTTCCCTGCGGCCACCTCATGTGTCGCCCGTGCTTGGCCGAGAAGCAGAAGTCTCTATCGTCGGTAGCGTGCGGGAGCTGTAAGAGGTCGGCTGCCACGCACGATGTCAGGCGGGTTCACTTCTGA
- the FASTKD5 gene encoding FAST kinase domain-containing protein 5, mitochondrial translates to MATVLICRRFPRLSRVTTFSTTAKCKAESGSSKTKQKKEENPETDNTGMESVATIQLLNPLDYRVPYNPSAYTKSRAASQQHAARSGGQALSDAFTGPGTAQVQHLFSTAPSQALPPLQTALPKPRAKPLLKQTVLARLPVAQAKEEAENEKMEMHDSKEDPRLFQRGRPEYRSLSYDKSEPIETLPLEEADSILHSVAECKGSQSPGTITDYFHKLSCLPVEEHAALVSKPSFNKLCCDAAKNICLFSTSDLIDILKACICLVVPPTHPLLNACEDEFCRRVWDMTLDQLLLVADCWRCLERSVPSYLSILFSYANMHWKDLTLPQFVQLVYIIGEGRRSPTDLMQKVESMILKHLDSFTLEEVGAICLGLFKSLSGISDHVMKRIADKVSLQMGDMSPYALVNVLKMLRYTRIIHLPLLKELGKGIPAQIPTINVQGIMHITLTCSSLHYFDEGVMAAVAMSLPSKVTYCRSKDAAKFLWSFGCLDYEPPNEEEFYSSLIEQMHRKLHEFAKFPEHLLTGLLGLAFVKRFPEELIDYALRDKFVQKTRGSKYELRKDLFTLSKSVEIECPSYEGNRLPPQLYQEMTEMALNFAEQEIYVRPEIVQATSLLESMLGGPVYVKNHMILPHTRSSDLEVHLAMDGQPIPFNLKDPVADKKLKDIGVSLTDDLMTQLIKGRCNSQSPAELENEARTPGQERGEARTPRTGDRAALSADDRLQVEPKSGRCLEAPPTLTLNQQPQGVKLAIQVSNRNHYCYHSKRLLGLHSLKRRQLRQLGYVVVELPFWEWFPLLRRTRSEKLSYLHYKVFNPALLSGTG, encoded by the coding sequence ATGGCTACAGTGCTAATATGCCGAAGATTTCCAAGGCTGAGCAGGGTGACTACATTTTCAACTACAGCCAAGTGCAAGGCCGAGAGCGGAAGCAGCAAAactaagcagaaaaaggaggagaacCCAGAAACAGACAACACCGGAATGGAATCTGTGGCTACAATCCAGTTGCTGAATCCGCTGGACTACAGAGTACCGTATAATCCATCTGCCTACAccaaaagcagagctgcctcccagcagcacgCTGCTAGGAGCGGTGGCCAGGCTCTCAGCGACGCTTTCACCGGCCCTGGCACTGCACAGGTTCAGCATCTATTCAGTACCGCCCCTTCTCAAGCTTTGCCACCCCTCCAAACTGCCCTGCCAAAGCCCAGGGCCAAACCGCTCCTCAAGCAGACCGTCTTGGCGCGGCTCCCTGTGGCACAAGCCAAGGAGgaggcagaaaatgaaaagatggAAATGCACGACTCCAAGGAGGACCCTCGTCTGTTTCAGAGGGGGAGGCCTGAGTACAGATCTCTCAGCTATGACAAGTCCGAGCCGATAGAGACCCTTCCTTTAGAAGAAGCTGACTCAATTTTACACAGTGTGGCCGAATGTAAGGGCAGCCAGAGCCCAGGAACTATCACAGATTATTTTCACAAGCTGAGTTGTTTACCAGTGGAAGAACACGCGGCACTGGTGTCCAAACCCAGTTTTAATAAGCTGTGTTGCGATGCTGCCAAAAACATCTGCTTGTTCAGTACCTCGGACCTCATCGATATTTTAAAGGCTTGCATTTGTTTGGTTGttccacccacccaccctctGCTGAACGCGTGCGAGGACGAATTCTGCCGGCGGGTGTGGGACATGACCCTagaccagctgctgctggtggctgaTTGCTGGCGCTGCCTGGAGCGTAGCGTGCCTTCCTACCTGAGCATTTTGTTCAGCTATGCCAACATGCACTGGAAAGACCTCACTTTGCCCCAGTTTGTTCAGCTCGTTTATATCATAGGCGAAGGCCGGAGGTCGCCCACAGACTTGATGCAGAAGGTGGAGAGCATGATTTTGAAGCACTTGGACTCCTTCACCTTGGAGGAGGTGGGTGCTATCTGCTTGGGGCTCTTCAAGTCCCTCAGTGGTATCTCTGACCATGTCATGAAGAGAATCGCAGACAAAGTCTCCCTGCAGATGGGAGACATGAGCCCTTATGCTTTGGTGAACGTGCTTAAAATGCTCCGCTACACTCGCATTATCCACTTACCCCTCTTGAAGGAACTCGGGAAGGGTATTCCCGCTCAGATTCCTACAATAAACGTCCAGGGCATCATGCACATCACTCTTACCTGTTCGTCCCTTCACTACTTTGACGAAGGCGTTATGGCTGCCGTAGCCATGTCTTTGCCTTCTAAGGTGACCTACTGCCGAAGCAAAGACGCTGCCAAGTTCTTGTGGTCGTTTGGGTGCCTGGACTATGAACCTCCAAATGAGGAAGAGTTTTATTCCAGCCTGATAGAGCAGATGCATAGAAAACTCCATGAATTTGCCAAGTTTCCGGAGCATCTCCTTACTGGTTTGCTTGGCCTGGCGTTTGTCAAACGCTTTCCAGAGGAGCTGATAGACTATGCTTTGAGGGATAAGTTTGTCCAGAAAACGAGAGGGAGTAAATATGAGCTCAGAAAGGACCTGTTCACTCTTAGTAAGAGTGTTGAAATTGAGTGCCCGAGCTACGAAGGCAACCGCCTTCCACCTCAGCTTTACCAAGAGATGACTGAGATGGCTTTGAATTTTGCAGAGCAGGAAATCTATGTCAGGCCTGAAATTGTGCAAGCCACATCTCTTCTCGAGAGCATGTTAGGTGGCCCCGTGTACGTGAAGAACCACATGATCCTGCCTCACACGAGATCGAGTGATCTGGAGGTTCATTTGGCCATGGATGGACAACCCATCCCTTTCAACTTAAAAGACCCTGTTGCAGATAAAAAACTAAAAGACATCGGAGTTAGTCTGACAGATGACTTAATGACTCAGCTTATAAAAGGGAGATGTAATAGCCAGTcccctgcagaactggaaaatgAAGCCAGGACTCCCGGTCAGGAGAGAGGGGAAGCACGAACACCACGCACGGGGGATCGTGCTGCTCTTAGTGCAGATGACAGACTGCAAGTTGAGCCTAAATCAGGGCGCTGTCTTGAAGCCCCCCCGACTCTCACACTGAATCAGCAGCCTCAGGGCGTGAAACTGGCTATTCAGGTGTCCAACCGAAACCACTACTGCTACCACTCAAAGCGGCTCTTGGGGCTGCACTCTCTGAAACGGCGGCAGCTGCGGCAGCTGGGGTACGTAGTGGTTGAGCTCCCCTTCTGGGAATGGTTTCCCCTGCTCAGACGCACGCGTTCAGAGAAACTGAGCTACCTCCATTACAAAGTGTTCAACCCAGCGCTGCTTAGTGGGACTGGTTAG
- the MRPS26 gene encoding small ribosomal subunit protein mS26, with protein sequence MLPALRRCRPGPALGVALGPGPAPSPGLLRAAPAWGPRLVPARGRKTRHDPPAKSKAERLKLPPPVDPEELLVVTERYRLHRLVLKALRAEFRAEVLQKKREALLAREDAAELSEEHRRLMAWNEAENARQRARREERIRKEEEDRKRQKLQAAENRARIVEAFLKEKEKEVLQLQEEAKTFITPENLEARIEECLDNPRSYNFAINKDGQIIRQTGLS encoded by the exons atgCTGCCGGCGCTGAGGCGCTGCCGCCCGGGGCCGGCCCTGGGGGTCGCGctgggcccgggccccgcaccGAGCCCCGGCCTCCTCCGGGCCGCGCCCGCCTGGGGGCCGCGGCTGGTCCCGGCGCGGGGCCGCAAGACCCGGCACGACCCTCCCGCCAAGTCCAAGGCGGAGCGGCTGAAGCTGCCGCCTCCCGTCGACCCCGAGGAGCTGCTGGTGGTCACCGAGCGGTACCGGCTGCACCGGCTCGTCCTCAAAGCCCTCCG GGCCGAGTTCCGGGCCGAGGTGCTGCAGAAGAAGCGGGAGGCACTGCTGGCCAGGGAGGACGCGGCGGAGCTGTCGGAGGAGCACCGGCGCCTGATGGCCTGGAACGAGGCAGAGAACGCTCGGCAGCGGGCACGCAG agaggaaagaattaggaaagaagaggaagaccGGAAGAGGCAGAAGCTGCAGGCTGCGGAGAACAGGGCCAGGATAGTGGAGGCTTtcctgaaggagaaggagaaggaggttCTCCAGCTGCAG GAAGAAGCCAAAACGTTCATCACCCCTGAGAACCTGGAGGCGCGGATTGAGGAGTGCCTGGACAACCCTCGCAGCTACAACTTCGCCATCAACAAGGACGGGCAGATCATCAGGCAGACGGGGCTGTCCTAG
- the LOC142056988 gene encoding neurophysin 1-like — MPCKVLAVCLLGLLALSSACYIQNCPIGGKRAILDMDMDIRKCMPCGPRNKGRCFGPNICCGEELGCYIGTSETLRCREETFLPTPCESGRKPCGGSGGSCAAPGLCCSSDGCVADSSCDQEMPFA; from the exons ATGCCCTGCAAGGTGCTCGCCGTCTGCCTCCTGGGGCTCCTGGCGCTCTCCTCCGCGTGCTACATCCAGAACTGCCCCATCGGGGGCAAACGCGCCATCCTGGACATGGACATGGACATCAGGAAG TGCATGCCCTGCGGCCCCAGGAACAAGGGCCGCTGCTTCGGCCCCAACATCTGCTGCGGAGAAGAGCTGGGCTGTTACATCGGTACCTCGGAAACCTTGCGGTGCCGGGAGGAAACCTTCCTGCCAACACCCTGCGAGTCGGGCCGCAAGCCCTGCGGCGGGAGCGGAGGGAGCTGCGCGGCCCCCggcctctgctgcagcagcg ATGGCTGCGTGGCCGACTCATCCTGCGACCAGGAGATGCCGTTTGCCTAG